The following are from one region of the Bacteroidales bacterium genome:
- a CDS encoding glyoxalase/bleomycin resistance/extradiol dioxygenase family protein, translated as MSPKIFVNLPVSDLKRAMSFYEAIGFKNNPQFSDETAACMVVSEEIYVMILTHEKFSQFVNKDICNTRSQVAAILSLEMESNAKVDELVTKALAAGGNESREAMVMDFMYQRSVEDPDGHNWEFFYMDMSKFPTA; from the coding sequence ATGTCCCCAAAAATATTTGTCAATCTGCCTGTATCCGACCTGAAAAGGGCAATGTCTTTTTATGAAGCCATTGGTTTTAAAAACAATCCACAGTTCTCGGATGAAACTGCTGCCTGCATGGTAGTAAGTGAAGAAATCTATGTAATGATACTCACTCATGAGAAATTCAGCCAGTTTGTTAATAAAGACATTTGCAATACCAGGTCACAGGTTGCAGCCATTCTATCCCTAGAAATGGAAAGCAATGCAAAGGTTGATGAACTGGTTACCAAAGCATTGGCTGCCGGTGGCAATGAAAGCCGTGAGGCGATGGTGATGGATTTTATGTACCAGCGTTCCGTTGAAGACCCCGATGGTCATAACTGGGAATTCTTTTATATGGATATGAGTAAATTCCCAACTGCATAA
- a CDS encoding nucleoside deaminase, with amino-acid sequence MDEFLSAAIAEAKAGLSEGGIPIGSVLVHKGRILGRGHNQRVQKGSVVLHAEMDALENAGRQKASVYRECTLYTTLSPCPMCTGAILLYGIPKVVIGENRSFMGGEELLKAHQVEVTVVDSPECISMMETFMIEKPELWNEDIGV; translated from the coding sequence ATGGATGAATTCTTATCAGCTGCAATAGCTGAAGCAAAAGCAGGCCTTTCAGAAGGGGGTATTCCCATTGGATCGGTACTGGTTCATAAAGGCAGGATACTCGGAAGGGGCCACAATCAAAGGGTACAAAAAGGCAGTGTTGTGCTGCATGCCGAAATGGATGCCCTTGAAAATGCCGGCAGGCAAAAGGCTTCTGTTTACCGGGAATGCACCCTTTATACCACCTTATCCCCATGTCCAATGTGCACAGGAGCGATTCTGCTTTATGGGATTCCAAAAGTGGTGATTGGCGAAAACCGAAGCTTTATGGGTGGTGAAGAACTCCTGAAGGCTCATCAAGTGGAAGTAACCGTTGTCGATAGTCCAGAATGTATCAGCATGATGGAAACTTTCATGATTGAAAAGCCAGAATTGTGGAATGAGGACATTGGGGTGTAA
- a CDS encoding T9SS type A sorting domain-containing protein encodes MKNLLTLIPFLFLPFVLLAQSKPEYSWRYYRPGNTGIQGDVATSLWVDENGDPYIAANTGDWGEGGVAKFDQSENKWINYSNVDYQVMGSFDNGDIQLHDIVEDYNHNLWMGSFTGALRFNPQTGISSMQNFGMSNSDLQGFTMDIDLAPDSSIWFTSGALVRYDPTSDDWTSWEGSNVRIAVQPKPDGSYLVWSADTYFGSVFTFNSATQTYTNYTPEAIGDIAGLPGKDCVDDAGNFWALRMSDNGNWETLEYQRPDGTWVYPTPPYENISYYIDAFKAYGDGKALLVTANAETWMFDGTNWNNYGTWEPNVTSYSVDTDDQGNVWVCGATGAAKRDFNTGSWQRYRITNTSQIDYFVEDLTIDGQGNVWFCGNAGSGVGGFQKFDGSRWTGFNPYTYGLGYPFPFEADNTQAIYARPSNGDIVINPTFHGIHAWDGSSFNALEDFMTSSEGFVEGSDGKLWSIGEYYSLRYYNENNAQWISVPIVGWGSKVIPDPAIPGNIWALTDYEILRTDGNTTLSLPIENFPGSAAWFTGIAADQNGIMWTGTWSQFTSTGSTLIRYDANTGDYQTWSYDEGWPFPGEHVRPLTITPDGRLWMQYDSEYPSTNSGILWYDGVTVEALPSSPGGVPQWGGLPNSTIKDLEVRPTANGYELWMSCLGRGIAVLDVVTGTVGVQESVSTRPESSMTAMPNPASEKVDISFLLKTSGKAKLSVYDIQGRLVNELLNDSREKGLNTIHWDLLNQSGSMTGKGIYVARLSADGNTESIRIVVR; translated from the coding sequence ATGAAAAATCTACTTACCCTTATTCCATTCCTTTTTCTGCCTTTTGTTCTTTTGGCGCAATCCAAACCAGAATATTCCTGGCGCTATTACCGTCCGGGAAATACCGGGATCCAGGGTGATGTCGCCACTTCCCTTTGGGTAGATGAAAACGGTGATCCTTATATTGCTGCTAACACCGGGGATTGGGGAGAGGGTGGAGTAGCTAAATTTGATCAGTCGGAGAATAAATGGATTAATTATTCAAATGTGGATTACCAGGTCATGGGTTCATTTGATAATGGGGATATTCAGCTTCATGATATTGTTGAAGATTATAATCATAACCTCTGGATGGGATCCTTTACCGGGGCGCTAAGATTTAACCCTCAAACAGGGATCTCTTCAATGCAGAATTTTGGGATGTCCAATTCTGATCTCCAAGGTTTCACCATGGATATCGACCTTGCACCCGACAGCTCTATCTGGTTCACTAGTGGAGCTTTGGTTCGCTATGATCCAACATCTGATGACTGGACTTCCTGGGAAGGGTCCAATGTCCGTATTGCTGTCCAGCCCAAGCCTGATGGAAGCTACCTGGTTTGGTCAGCAGATACCTATTTTGGTTCTGTCTTCACTTTTAACAGTGCCACCCAGACTTATACTAATTATACCCCGGAAGCCATTGGTGATATCGCCGGCCTTCCTGGTAAAGATTGTGTAGATGATGCCGGGAATTTCTGGGCCTTGAGGATGTCAGACAATGGGAACTGGGAAACACTGGAATATCAGCGCCCGGATGGGACATGGGTATATCCAACCCCTCCCTATGAAAATATTAGCTATTATATTGATGCCTTTAAAGCCTATGGCGATGGGAAAGCACTGCTGGTGACCGCAAATGCTGAAACCTGGATGTTCGATGGTACAAACTGGAATAATTACGGCACTTGGGAACCAAATGTTACTTCATATTCAGTTGATACTGATGATCAGGGAAATGTATGGGTATGTGGAGCAACAGGGGCTGCCAAAAGAGATTTTAACACCGGCTCCTGGCAGAGGTACAGGATTACCAATACCTCCCAAATAGATTATTTTGTTGAGGACCTTACCATCGACGGACAAGGAAATGTATGGTTCTGTGGGAATGCAGGAAGCGGTGTAGGTGGATTTCAGAAATTTGACGGCTCCCGCTGGACAGGCTTCAACCCTTATACCTATGGACTTGGTTATCCTTTTCCTTTTGAAGCCGACAATACACAGGCAATCTATGCCAGGCCTTCGAATGGGGATATCGTCATTAACCCGACTTTCCATGGAATACATGCATGGGATGGCAGTAGTTTCAATGCTTTGGAGGATTTTATGACAAGTTCGGAAGGATTTGTCGAAGGTTCAGATGGTAAATTATGGAGTATCGGGGAATACTACAGTCTCCGATATTATAATGAGAATAACGCGCAATGGATTTCAGTTCCTATCGTGGGCTGGGGAAGTAAAGTAATACCGGACCCTGCAATTCCAGGGAATATATGGGCTCTTACGGATTATGAAATATTACGTACCGATGGAAATACGACATTGTCACTGCCTATTGAGAATTTTCCCGGTTCAGCCGCCTGGTTTACCGGAATTGCCGCAGATCAGAATGGGATTATGTGGACTGGCACCTGGTCGCAATTCACCAGTACAGGAAGCACATTGATACGATATGATGCCAATACAGGCGATTATCAAACCTGGTCGTATGATGAGGGCTGGCCTTTCCCGGGGGAACATGTCCGCCCACTGACCATTACACCTGATGGACGCCTGTGGATGCAATATGATTCTGAATATCCTTCTACCAATTCCGGTATCTTATGGTATGATGGGGTAACAGTAGAAGCTTTACCCTCATCACCCGGTGGAGTGCCACAATGGGGCGGATTACCCAACAGCACGATCAAAGACCTTGAAGTTCGTCCGACTGCCAACGGCTATGAGTTATGGATGAGTTGCCTGGGCAGAGGAATTGCTGTTTTAGATGTGGTTACAGGCACGGTAGGCGTTCAGGAATCTGTCAGCACCCGGCCGGAATCTTCAATGACTGCAATGCCTAATCCTGCAAGTGAAAAGGTTGATATCAGCTTCCTTTTAAAGACTTCAGGAAAAGCAAAATTATCAGTATATGATATCCAGGGACGACTTGTTAATGAACTATTAAATGATTCCAGGGAAAAAGGGCTGAATACAATCCATTGGGACCTGCTCAACCAGTCTGGCAGCATGACAGGCAAAGGGATTTATGTTGCCAGGTTATCGGCTGACGGAAATACAGAATCCATCAGGATTGTTGTCAGGTAA
- a CDS encoding DUF3788 domain-containing protein: protein METSVFFDKSHPPTEQKLAEVLENTYPLWTALREYVHEQYPAAEDQWSFPGAKYGWGFRVKDKKRAIIYLLPREKFFMAAFVFGQKATDLILTSELAAEIRTELATARVYAEGRGIRLAVYDAAILPDIQELIKIKLSH, encoded by the coding sequence ATGGAAACCAGTGTTTTTTTCGACAAATCACATCCTCCAACCGAACAAAAGTTGGCAGAAGTATTAGAGAACACATACCCACTCTGGACTGCGTTACGAGAATATGTCCATGAACAATACCCTGCCGCAGAGGATCAATGGAGCTTTCCGGGGGCAAAATATGGCTGGGGTTTCCGGGTAAAGGATAAAAAAAGGGCAATCATCTATCTGCTGCCCAGGGAAAAGTTTTTTATGGCAGCTTTTGTTTTCGGACAAAAGGCTACTGACCTCATTCTGACTAGTGAATTGGCTGCAGAAATCAGAACAGAACTAGCCACAGCAAGAGTGTATGCAGAAGGACGAGGTATCAGATTAGCTGTTTATGATGCTGCTATCCTCCCTGATATACAGGAATTGATAAAGATTAAACTCTCTCACTAA
- a CDS encoding trypsin-like peptidase domain-containing protein, with protein sequence MKRYLLNLLIPALLIYFPTISLAQGSDLESAKASVVKIKTHYIRTEKGKVVKDLGVATGWCWKEPTLIVTALHAVTGAEDIMVYREGNKSSKAVIYKVLKEADLALLRISTDLGLSPLQLQEADPNSSKELYVWGFPHGVNTMQGDDIRLSRSLEKSPTLNSILTGNKLKSELEDQGYPLPIAKILRISSTIQPGHSGAPIMASNGAVIGVADGGLRGGAARINWAMPANFYVPRLASSIDPIPSSPSVQVSLYSNRTTVDADASEAEEIMELQKEAKENTVENGEQSVTLTWTASYEDLFSTMTIDEQREMQEITNSLSLNLSGATFNIYEDYETGATIAVPSDALFVVEDGWFYSSNEDETLTYDALPFYSESYALAKQDVYDVYNENFLAAEWMADPEIADEIAEDDENESASYFLTRVAADGSGRTLYFMAEVRGPDLLVINLEFDPNRLVEDDYLKKFMLFTLSTELCTFGEY encoded by the coding sequence ATGAAAAGATATTTACTCAACCTTCTGATACCCGCATTACTTATATATTTCCCCACGATCTCACTTGCTCAGGGTTCTGATCTTGAAAGTGCAAAAGCATCGGTGGTAAAAATTAAGACACACTATATCCGCACTGAAAAAGGAAAAGTGGTGAAGGATCTTGGTGTAGCAACCGGCTGGTGCTGGAAGGAACCCACACTTATTGTTACGGCACTGCATGCTGTAACCGGAGCAGAAGATATCATGGTTTACAGGGAAGGAAATAAATCTTCGAAGGCTGTTATTTATAAAGTGCTCAAGGAAGCGGACCTGGCTTTGCTGCGAATCAGTACTGACCTTGGATTGAGTCCATTGCAACTGCAAGAGGCCGATCCGAATTCTAGTAAAGAATTATATGTATGGGGATTCCCTCATGGTGTAAATACTATGCAGGGCGATGATATCCGCTTGTCAAGAAGTCTTGAAAAATCGCCCACTTTAAACAGTATTCTTACGGGAAATAAGCTAAAATCTGAATTAGAAGACCAGGGTTATCCTCTTCCCATTGCCAAAATATTACGAATTAGCTCCACTATTCAACCGGGCCATTCCGGGGCACCTATCATGGCTTCAAATGGAGCAGTGATAGGAGTGGCCGATGGCGGTCTTCGCGGAGGAGCTGCCAGGATCAATTGGGCTATGCCCGCTAATTTCTATGTTCCCAGGTTAGCCAGTTCCATTGACCCGATTCCGTCTTCCCCTTCAGTGCAGGTAAGCTTATATAGCAACAGAACCACTGTTGACGCCGATGCGAGTGAAGCTGAAGAAATCATGGAACTCCAAAAGGAAGCAAAGGAGAATACCGTTGAAAATGGTGAACAATCGGTTACACTTACCTGGACTGCCAGCTATGAAGACCTCTTTTCAACCATGACTATTGATGAACAAAGGGAGATGCAGGAAATCACCAATAGCCTTTCCCTGAATTTATCGGGAGCTACATTTAATATTTACGAGGATTATGAAACAGGAGCCACTATTGCGGTGCCGTCTGATGCCTTATTCGTGGTTGAAGACGGATGGTTCTACTCTTCTAATGAGGATGAAACCCTGACCTATGATGCATTACCGTTTTATTCTGAAAGCTATGCGTTAGCAAAGCAGGATGTGTATGATGTTTATAATGAGAATTTTTTAGCCGCCGAATGGATGGCAGACCCGGAAATTGCAGATGAAATCGCAGAAGATGATGAAAACGAGTCTGCTTCCTATTTCCTTACCAGGGTGGCAGCCGATGGAAGTGGGCGGACCTTGTATTTTATGGCAGAAGTACGCGGACCAGATTTATTGGTCATCAACCTTGAATTTGATCCGAACCGATTGGTGGAGGATGACTATTTGAAGAAATTCATGCTTTTCACCTTGTCTACTGAGCTTTGTACATTCGGTGAATATTGA
- a CDS encoding PQQ-binding-like beta-propeller repeat protein, with amino-acid sequence MRTLFIAAIALLGLLSGKAQDDMPMVWESRMDHKIQYNGTGTEDRGFSYTASDKEISIVDNKTGKVRWNKKFKELAPKLSKIDELIPFWESDMLFMFDRKLGKDQMACIDMESGAFLWNTDKYQDINDENVMYIKENDAFVLSLKSQLVMVKARTGEELWSTSKFKGAVGKYIWGNDGYMVMVNFVPSSLVALFTGFKNQIAKIDLSNGDIVWESNYIGRAERKVISREFLYSLDRDKDNVVLKLNGMQVYDYATGKKVWSAAFDYTPEGLTARPAGSKKFGVYGGVAEPVRVGDELYVLDMSDRRHQYIKKYNALNGELIWSSPEIKEARAIPNMYVIGDKIVLQVGGTVEAQAYIYKRTSNPDGSVTITEEWRIWYPNIRPCGVQAFNTSDGKQAWDSERFRRGITNMIQNGDRVVVCSGKALYSMDVATGKENYEVPVAKGGVGDAELIQTFKDMVVVVGEKGVSTFKINDGALVNSGKYAKSAFEGRVDNILVMKTAGADIAAFDLNTCKYLEFKARKGASTTLSTEGEFVYVYENKTVTKVKTGK; translated from the coding sequence TATCGGGCAAGGCACAGGATGACATGCCCATGGTATGGGAGTCGAGAATGGATCATAAAATCCAGTACAATGGAACAGGGACTGAAGACAGGGGATTTAGCTACACTGCTTCTGACAAGGAGATTTCCATCGTTGACAACAAAACCGGTAAAGTGAGATGGAACAAGAAGTTCAAGGAACTAGCCCCCAAGTTGAGTAAAATTGATGAACTCATTCCTTTCTGGGAATCAGATATGCTCTTTATGTTCGACAGGAAGTTAGGCAAGGACCAGATGGCTTGTATTGACATGGAATCAGGTGCTTTTCTATGGAATACAGATAAATACCAGGATATCAACGATGAGAATGTAATGTATATCAAGGAAAATGATGCATTTGTCCTCTCTCTCAAGAGCCAGCTTGTGATGGTAAAAGCCCGCACTGGTGAAGAGTTGTGGTCAACTTCAAAATTCAAAGGGGCTGTTGGAAAATACATCTGGGGCAATGATGGATATATGGTCATGGTAAATTTTGTTCCAAGTTCCCTGGTAGCGCTATTTACCGGCTTTAAAAACCAGATTGCCAAAATTGACTTATCCAATGGTGATATCGTTTGGGAAAGCAATTATATAGGCCGCGCCGAAAGAAAGGTTATATCCCGTGAATTCCTCTATAGCCTTGATCGTGATAAGGACAATGTTGTTCTAAAGTTGAACGGAATGCAAGTATATGATTATGCTACAGGGAAAAAGGTTTGGTCTGCTGCATTTGATTATACGCCGGAAGGCTTAACAGCACGGCCTGCCGGATCGAAAAAATTCGGCGTTTATGGTGGCGTAGCTGAACCTGTTAGGGTAGGCGATGAGCTTTATGTGCTGGATATGTCGGATCGCAGGCATCAGTATATTAAGAAATACAATGCCCTGAATGGTGAGCTGATCTGGTCGTCACCTGAAATCAAGGAAGCACGTGCGATTCCGAATATGTATGTAATCGGGGATAAAATTGTACTCCAGGTTGGTGGTACTGTTGAAGCCCAGGCGTATATTTACAAAAGGACTTCCAATCCCGATGGCTCAGTTACCATCACCGAAGAATGGAGGATATGGTATCCCAATATCAGGCCTTGTGGGGTGCAGGCTTTTAACACTTCAGATGGTAAGCAGGCATGGGATTCAGAGCGTTTCCGCCGGGGAATTACCAATATGATACAGAATGGTGACCGTGTAGTGGTTTGTTCAGGTAAAGCCCTTTACTCAATGGATGTGGCTACCGGTAAGGAAAATTACGAAGTGCCCGTTGCGAAAGGTGGAGTGGGTGATGCAGAGCTGATTCAAACCTTTAAAGATATGGTTGTAGTTGTCGGTGAAAAGGGGGTTTCAACTTTTAAAATTAATGATGGAGCCCTTGTAAATAGCGGAAAGTATGCTAAATCAGCATTTGAAGGCAGGGTGGATAACATCCTCGTGATGAAAACTGCCGGTGCAGATATTGCCGCTTTCGACCTGAATACCTGTAAATACCTTGAGTTCAAGGCAAGAAAAGGAGCATCCACAACCCTTTCTACAGAAGGAGAATTCGTGTATGTCTACGAAAACAAGACCGTAACTAAAGTAAAAACCGGGAAATAA